One window of the Bradyrhizobium sp. NP1 genome contains the following:
- a CDS encoding PaaI family thioesterase has product MPRFEPKNPDYRAVATATFGRQQAMRSFGISIAHLEPGEIDLTMPYSADFTQQNGFVHAGVITAALDTACGIAAFSLMPDGADILTVEFKTNLLAPAKGERFIFRGAVVKPGRTLTVCEARAYAVSGSGESLIATMTGTLMAMLPRNGSAAA; this is encoded by the coding sequence ATGCCTCGGTTCGAGCCAAAAAACCCCGATTACCGCGCCGTTGCGACCGCGACCTTCGGACGTCAGCAGGCGATGCGTTCGTTCGGCATCTCGATCGCCCACCTGGAGCCCGGCGAGATCGACCTCACGATGCCCTATTCGGCGGACTTCACCCAGCAGAACGGCTTCGTGCATGCCGGCGTCATCACCGCGGCGCTCGATACCGCCTGCGGCATCGCGGCCTTCAGCCTGATGCCCGATGGCGCCGACATCCTCACCGTGGAGTTCAAGACCAACCTCTTGGCGCCGGCGAAGGGCGAGCGGTTCATCTTCCGCGGCGCGGTCGTGAAGCCGGGGCGAACGCTGACGGTGTGCGAGGCGCGTGCCTATGCCGTGAGCGGCAGCGGCGAAAGCCTGATCGCGACCATGACCGGCACGCTGATGGCGATGCTGCCGCGAAATGGGTCGGCGGCGGCCTGA
- a CDS encoding integrase arm-type DNA-binding domain-containing protein, giving the protein MARKNDGACTNPKQIKTDVDCRAARPKFDKGAWSPAKISDVTGGGLYLFVTPDESRPGNAASKLWRMGYRFHRRQKTYSIGPYGNGKDGTFSLADARRERDKAKDLLKEGKDPSTEKQLDKHRQAAARPFEQWADEWLAKKKVEKVKRGRIVAVRDPKTIEVLELRVGYVKDRFGKLCRQDIKRPDVLAFLRSYEAKGKLETRDRVRSIGEQICDYADVEGDGYNPFRNLNGQMIANISTPRPGVTEPRDVTRVFKLISVPWTRARFSDVVGLALRFDALTIPRPGMVNEMGWSEVDWDAERWTIPAAKMKTGWDHVVPLSRQALAILRSVQKLTGHRRYAFSCSKDAPLSNNTLNKRLRLLGIDTKTDHCAHGFRTTFSTLSHHEEIKDAKAWDGDVVELQLAHLDNSTVEGLHKKHGPLALIGSRTKLMQHWADRIDHWLDPEKVMPIKRGTQA; this is encoded by the coding sequence ATGGCCCGCAAGAACGATGGCGCGTGTACCAACCCCAAGCAGATTAAGACCGACGTCGACTGCCGCGCCGCCCGACCGAAATTCGACAAGGGCGCGTGGAGCCCCGCCAAGATTTCCGACGTGACCGGCGGCGGTCTCTACCTCTTCGTCACGCCGGACGAGAGCCGGCCCGGCAACGCGGCCTCCAAGCTCTGGCGGATGGGCTACCGCTTCCACCGGCGTCAGAAAACCTACTCCATCGGCCCTTACGGCAACGGCAAGGATGGCACGTTCTCGCTCGCCGACGCGCGGCGCGAGCGCGACAAGGCCAAGGACCTGCTCAAGGAAGGCAAAGACCCGAGCACCGAGAAGCAGCTCGACAAGCACAGGCAGGCGGCCGCCCGGCCTTTCGAGCAATGGGCCGACGAGTGGCTCGCAAAGAAGAAGGTGGAGAAAGTTAAACGCGGCAGGATCGTCGCGGTGCGCGACCCCAAGACCATCGAAGTACTTGAGTTGCGCGTCGGCTACGTCAAGGATCGCTTCGGCAAGCTGTGCAGGCAGGACATCAAGCGTCCGGATGTGCTCGCTTTCCTGCGTTCATACGAAGCCAAGGGAAAGCTGGAAACCCGCGACCGCGTGCGCAGCATCGGTGAGCAAATCTGCGACTATGCCGATGTCGAAGGCGACGGCTACAATCCCTTCCGCAATCTGAATGGGCAGATGATTGCCAACATTTCGACGCCGCGTCCTGGCGTCACCGAACCACGCGACGTGACGCGCGTGTTCAAACTCATCAGCGTACCCTGGACGAGAGCGAGGTTTAGTGACGTTGTTGGCCTTGCCTTGCGCTTCGATGCGCTGACCATTCCCCGCCCCGGCATGGTCAATGAAATGGGGTGGAGCGAGGTCGATTGGGACGCCGAACGCTGGACTATTCCAGCCGCCAAGATGAAGACCGGTTGGGACCATGTCGTGCCTTTGTCACGGCAGGCACTCGCAATCCTCCGCAGCGTTCAGAAACTGACCGGCCATCGCCGGTACGCGTTTTCCTGCTCGAAGGACGCCCCGCTATCGAACAACACGCTCAACAAGCGCTTGCGGCTGCTTGGCATTGACACCAAGACTGATCATTGCGCCCACGGATTCCGGACCACCTTCTCGACCCTGTCTCACCACGAAGAGATCAAGGACGCCAAGGCATGGGATGGCGATGTCGTCGAGCTGCAGCTCGCGCATCTCGATAATTCGACAGTGGAAGGGCTCCACAAGAAGCACGGACCGCTCGCGCTGATCGGCTCGCGCACGAAGCTGATGCAGCATTGGGCTGATCGGATCGACCACTGGCTCGATCCCGAGAAGGTGATGCCGATCAAGCGCGGTACGCAGGCCTGA
- a CDS encoding CidA/LrgA family protein, whose amino-acid sequence MIASLSLILLCQLIGEVIVRGLNWPMPGPVLGLMFLLLLLLARDRFALLASGPLRDGGVENASRVLLANLSLMFVPAGVGVVQKLDLLAEHGIAIIVILALSVVITLLATVATFLLVSRFMSGGEGAS is encoded by the coding sequence ATGATCGCAAGCCTCAGCCTGATCCTGCTTTGCCAGCTGATCGGCGAAGTCATCGTGCGCGGCCTCAACTGGCCGATGCCGGGCCCGGTGCTCGGGCTGATGTTTCTGCTGTTGCTGCTGCTGGCGCGCGATCGGTTCGCCCTCCTCGCGAGCGGCCCGCTGCGGGACGGTGGCGTCGAAAATGCCAGCCGGGTGCTGCTCGCGAACCTGTCGCTGATGTTCGTCCCGGCCGGTGTCGGCGTCGTGCAGAAGCTCGATCTGCTCGCCGAGCACGGCATCGCGATCATCGTCATTCTCGCGCTGTCGGTTGTCATCACCCTGCTCGCCACCGTCGCGACGTTCCTGCTCGTGAGCAGGTTCATGAGCGGCGGGGAGGGGGCGTCGTGA
- a CDS encoding LrgB family protein: protein MNENPFSLWVYLAQSPLLWLTVTLSVYAVADAVSLATRRHPLANPVLHSIWIIGAFLLVTGTSYTTYFSGAQFVHFLLGPATVALAVPLYENRKVVAAAILPMLVALVVGSVAAIVSVVALAEIAGLPRVVILSLAPKSVTAGVAMGISESLHADPSLTAVSTVLTGIMGAIIVTPLMNRAGINDFRARGFAVGIAAHGIGTARAFQVDAVAGVFSGIAMGLNALVTSLLVPLAVTLLIR from the coding sequence GTGAACGAAAACCCGTTCTCGCTCTGGGTCTATCTCGCGCAGTCGCCGCTGCTCTGGCTCACGGTGACGCTGTCGGTCTATGCGGTGGCCGATGCGGTGTCGCTGGCGACCCGGCGCCATCCGCTCGCCAATCCGGTGCTGCACTCGATCTGGATCATCGGCGCGTTCCTGCTTGTGACCGGAACGTCCTACACCACCTATTTCAGCGGCGCGCAGTTCGTGCACTTCCTGCTTGGCCCTGCGACGGTCGCGCTGGCCGTGCCGCTCTACGAGAACCGCAAGGTGGTGGCGGCCGCGATCCTGCCGATGCTGGTGGCGCTCGTCGTCGGTTCGGTCGCCGCGATCGTCTCCGTGGTGGCGCTGGCCGAAATCGCGGGCCTGCCGCGCGTGGTGATCCTGTCGCTGGCGCCGAAATCGGTCACCGCCGGCGTCGCCATGGGCATCAGCGAATCCCTCCATGCCGATCCCTCGCTGACCGCGGTCTCCACGGTGCTCACCGGCATCATGGGCGCGATCATCGTCACGCCCCTGATGAACCGCGCCGGAATCAACGATTTCAGGGCGCGCGGCTTTGCGGTCGGGATCGCCGCCCACGGCATCGGCACCGCCCGGGCGTTTCAGGTCGACGCGGTCGCCGGCGTGTTTTCCGGCATCGCGATGGGCCTCAACGCGCTGGTGACGTCACTTTTGGTGCCGCTCGCGGTCACGCTGCTGATTCGCTGA
- a CDS encoding threonine synthase, which produces MYFTGFACTSCDATYGPKEDLLLCPKCSNLLEATYNLDAMKRELDRDALRRRSGGVWAWQDFLPIVDADAIVSLGEGGTPMLRCDRLARLVGVRELWVKSDAANPTGSLKDRSITVSATKAVEFGYHVLSCDSTGNKASSVAAYAARAGLASVVFCPEDTPVPKVMQSLFFGAKVIRVRGHYAQINAMYRRLIHSGRLKWYDCGTDNPYRYEGKKTYAYEIARDLSWQLPDRVIHPANGGMSIAKAWKGFRELHRLGWIDRLPKMSGVQAAACDPIVRSWLARDSTVAPIEKNPTVAGALAGADPGMLGARALDAIYNSGGAMVGVEDPEIFEAMKLLALEGLFIEPSGAVPIAGLRRLVAGGQVDPGERVVCVVTGSGFKDSDRIAEQVEIPIDVVEGYQAMLAAAEQVG; this is translated from the coding sequence ATGTATTTCACCGGTTTTGCCTGTACGTCGTGTGACGCGACCTACGGCCCAAAGGAGGATTTGCTACTCTGCCCCAAGTGCAGCAACTTGCTCGAGGCAACCTATAACCTCGACGCAATGAAGCGGGAGCTCGATCGCGACGCGTTGAGGCGACGATCAGGCGGTGTTTGGGCCTGGCAAGATTTCCTGCCGATCGTCGATGCGGACGCGATAGTCTCGCTCGGAGAGGGCGGTACACCGATGTTGCGGTGCGACCGGCTCGCGCGACTGGTCGGGGTTCGTGAGCTTTGGGTCAAGTCGGACGCAGCCAATCCCACCGGTTCGCTGAAGGATCGTTCGATCACGGTTTCCGCGACCAAGGCCGTCGAGTTCGGCTATCACGTGCTGTCCTGCGATTCGACCGGTAACAAGGCTTCGTCAGTGGCGGCCTACGCCGCCCGCGCGGGCTTAGCTAGCGTGGTGTTCTGCCCCGAGGATACGCCCGTTCCGAAGGTGATGCAGTCGCTGTTCTTCGGCGCAAAGGTCATTCGTGTGCGCGGTCATTATGCCCAGATCAACGCGATGTATCGACGGCTGATCCATAGCGGACGGCTCAAGTGGTACGATTGCGGTACCGACAATCCCTATCGGTACGAGGGCAAGAAGACCTATGCCTACGAGATTGCGCGAGATTTGAGCTGGCAGTTGCCTGACCGCGTTATCCATCCGGCGAATGGAGGCATGTCGATTGCGAAGGCATGGAAGGGGTTCCGCGAACTGCATCGGCTGGGGTGGATCGACCGCCTCCCGAAGATGAGCGGTGTGCAGGCTGCGGCTTGTGATCCGATAGTGCGGTCCTGGCTCGCCCGCGATTCCACGGTGGCACCGATTGAGAAAAACCCGACAGTTGCGGGAGCACTCGCTGGAGCCGATCCCGGGATGCTGGGAGCGAGGGCGCTTGACGCAATCTATAACTCAGGGGGTGCAATGGTCGGCGTGGAGGACCCCGAGATTTTCGAAGCGATGAAACTTCTCGCCCTCGAAGGATTGTTCATAGAGCCAAGTGGCGCTGTCCCAATTGCCGGCCTGCGTCGACTCGTGGCAGGCGGCCAAGTTGATCCAGGCGAACGCGTCGTGTGTGTTGTCACAGGGTCAGGTTTCAAGGATTCCGATCGCATCGCCGAGCAGGTTGAGATTCCAATAGACGTCGTGGAAGGATACCAGGCGATGCTTGCTGCAGCCGAACAGGTTGGCTGA
- a CDS encoding DsbA family protein codes for MKATTDQRPAIGRRRVLGLIGLGATIGLSRRAFAATADDDEVLTEAKVLRDPDIPVMGNPDGNITIVEWFDYQCPYCRKIDPELRQVVQDDGKVRLVSKDWPILGPVSVVAARMALACKYQDKYERAHDAMLSSNSRLTEARIDELLKGADIDLDRAKRDLAANAKAIDAILARNNEQATAFGFRGTPSFIVGKFRVPGVLTMAQFEQVIADARKAKMN; via the coding sequence ATGAAAGCAACAACGGACCAGCGGCCGGCGATCGGCCGCCGCCGCGTGCTCGGCCTGATCGGGCTTGGCGCGACCATCGGCCTGTCGCGGCGGGCCTTCGCGGCCACCGCCGATGACGACGAGGTGCTGACCGAAGCAAAGGTGCTGCGCGATCCTGATATTCCCGTCATGGGCAATCCGGACGGCAACATCACCATCGTCGAATGGTTCGACTACCAATGCCCGTATTGCCGCAAGATCGACCCCGAACTGCGCCAGGTGGTGCAGGACGACGGCAAGGTTCGGCTGGTGTCGAAGGACTGGCCGATCCTCGGTCCGGTCTCGGTGGTCGCGGCGCGGATGGCGCTCGCCTGCAAGTACCAGGACAAATACGAGCGCGCGCATGACGCGATGCTGTCGAGCAATTCGCGGCTGACCGAGGCGCGCATCGACGAATTGCTCAAGGGAGCCGACATCGACCTCGACCGCGCCAAGCGCGATCTCGCCGCCAACGCCAAAGCGATCGACGCCATCCTGGCGCGCAACAACGAGCAGGCCACCGCGTTCGGCTTCCGCGGCACGCCCTCCTTCATCGTCGGCAAGTTCCGCGTTCCCGGCGTGCTCACCATGGCGCAGTTCGAGCAGGTCATTGCCGACGCGCGCAAGGCCAAGATGAACTAG
- a CDS encoding AbrB family transcriptional regulator has protein sequence MAPALPSPARIFSALETVVIGAAGGLLFLWADLPGGLISGAMVAVGIAALAGRPLAVPPVMTQSVLVLLGISLGSLASRQLIQHVSAYPVTIGLLALATFCSTFGSSFYLQRFHQWDRTSAFLAASPGALSQITILAAERGADVPAIAVVQTIRVIILTAALPLMLAVMGLATPSAPALVTTTASPLELAALIVASLAVSLLLRLVKFPASWMFGAMIASSVLHGTGYVEGGLPNWMRGAALVGIGALIGTRFARMRASTLLGHVTAGLGSFAIAIMISAIFVAMIYLTTHVRLADIIVAFAPGAMDAMLALALTLHIDPIFVGAHHLARFVFVTIATPGIVHLFGRPQDDVDD, from the coding sequence ATGGCGCCAGCCCTTCCAAGCCCGGCCAGGATCTTCAGCGCACTCGAAACGGTGGTCATCGGCGCCGCCGGCGGCCTGCTGTTTCTTTGGGCAGATCTTCCCGGCGGACTGATCTCCGGCGCCATGGTCGCGGTCGGCATCGCCGCGCTTGCGGGGCGACCGCTCGCGGTGCCGCCGGTGATGACGCAATCCGTGCTGGTGCTGCTCGGCATTTCTCTGGGGTCGCTAGCCTCGCGGCAGCTGATCCAGCATGTCAGCGCCTATCCCGTCACCATCGGCCTGCTAGCGCTCGCGACGTTCTGCTCGACCTTCGGTTCGAGCTTCTATCTGCAGCGCTTCCATCAGTGGGACCGCACCTCGGCCTTCCTTGCGGCGAGTCCCGGCGCGCTGTCGCAGATCACCATCCTCGCCGCCGAGCGTGGCGCCGACGTGCCGGCGATCGCCGTGGTGCAGACCATCCGCGTCATCATCCTGACCGCCGCGCTGCCGCTGATGCTCGCGGTCATGGGCCTCGCCACACCGTCGGCGCCGGCGCTTGTCACCACGACCGCCTCGCCGCTCGAGCTCGCCGCGCTGATCGTGGCATCACTCGCCGTGTCGCTGCTGCTGCGGCTGGTCAAGTTTCCGGCGAGCTGGATGTTCGGCGCGATGATCGCCTCCAGCGTGCTGCACGGCACGGGTTACGTCGAAGGCGGCCTACCGAACTGGATGCGCGGCGCAGCCCTGGTCGGCATCGGCGCGCTGATCGGCACCCGCTTTGCCCGGATGCGGGCCAGCACGCTGCTCGGCCACGTCACCGCCGGGCTCGGCTCCTTCGCCATCGCCATCATGATCTCGGCGATCTTCGTCGCGATGATCTACCTCACCACCCATGTGCGGCTTGCCGACATCATCGTCGCCTTCGCGCCCGGCGCAATGGACGCCATGCTGGCGCTGGCGCTGACGTTGCACATCGACCCTATCTTCGTCGGCGCGCACCACCTTGCGCGCTTCGTGTTCGTCACGATCGCGACCCCTGGCATCGTCCACCTGTTCGGACGGCCGCAGGATGACGTCGACGATTAG
- a CDS encoding thioesterase family protein, which yields MTSEATYRGTVYPWQCDHIGHMNVMWYVGKFDEASWNFLARIKLTPGYLRAQGRGLAGLQQNITYRRELLAGDVVEISSTLREIRDKTVRFVHEMRNAETGEVAATCELTAVYMDRHVRKAASFPAEIREAAMAALATVEPVA from the coding sequence ATGACGTCGGAAGCGACCTATCGCGGCACGGTCTATCCGTGGCAATGCGACCATATCGGGCACATGAACGTCATGTGGTATGTCGGCAAGTTCGATGAGGCGAGCTGGAATTTCCTCGCCCGCATCAAGCTGACCCCGGGCTATCTGCGCGCGCAGGGGCGCGGGCTCGCCGGCCTGCAGCAGAACATCACCTACCGGCGCGAACTGCTCGCCGGCGACGTCGTCGAGATCAGCAGCACCCTGCGCGAGATCCGCGACAAGACGGTCCGCTTCGTGCACGAAATGCGAAACGCCGAAACCGGCGAGGTCGCGGCGACCTGCGAGCTCACCGCCGTCTACATGGATCGTCACGTGCGAAAGGCGGCGTCATTCCCGGCCGAGATTCGAGAGGCGGCGATGGCCGCGCTCGCCACCGTCGAACCGGTGGCCTGA
- a CDS encoding DUF4238 domain-containing protein — MAARKHHYVPQCYLKLFSVSHKKIPQLTVFDRERKKVYKAGIDNVAAQRDFNAIDVEGMDADAFEKSMSGFETQLADALQRIVAARSFANEEDRAFLLNLVGLTAMRNPRLRETIRSGHEQVARLIMDQVLSSKEMYESQVKKVREAGGLPESNKTSYEEMKRFVEGGQYELTLDNTFQVGQEMRVFDKILPLIFQRGWILLRAPENSSGFITSDHPFCLFWTDPKRRGGFYPPGLGLRGTEIRFTISPRLALVGAFELKNGEVDVSEEGVAGINGGVIALAEAQVYARDQNFHYAMQPDEPLQKASRLITDKRFLLHRAEEE, encoded by the coding sequence ATGGCGGCGCGTAAACACCATTATGTGCCTCAGTGCTATCTAAAGCTCTTCTCGGTATCTCACAAGAAGATCCCGCAGCTCACCGTGTTCGACCGTGAGCGCAAGAAGGTCTACAAGGCCGGCATCGATAATGTTGCCGCGCAGCGTGACTTCAATGCCATCGACGTGGAGGGCATGGACGCCGACGCCTTCGAAAAGTCCATGTCTGGCTTCGAGACCCAGCTTGCCGACGCGCTCCAACGCATCGTGGCCGCCCGCTCGTTCGCCAACGAAGAGGACCGCGCATTTCTGCTCAACCTTGTTGGCCTGACCGCGATGCGTAATCCCCGCCTCCGGGAGACCATACGCTCCGGCCACGAACAGGTCGCACGGCTCATCATGGATCAGGTGCTGTCCTCGAAGGAGATGTACGAGAGCCAGGTCAAGAAAGTGAGAGAGGCTGGCGGACTGCCGGAGAGCAACAAGACCTCTTATGAGGAGATGAAGCGGTTTGTCGAAGGCGGGCAGTACGAGCTGACGCTCGACAACACCTTCCAGGTCGGCCAGGAGATGCGGGTCTTCGACAAGATCCTGCCGCTGATATTCCAGCGCGGGTGGATCCTGCTTCGCGCGCCCGAAAACTCCAGCGGCTTCATCACCTCCGACCACCCATTCTGCCTCTTTTGGACCGACCCAAAGCGGCGCGGCGGCTTCTACCCTCCTGGACTGGGGCTTCGGGGAACAGAGATACGGTTCACCATCTCGCCACGGCTAGCGCTGGTGGGAGCGTTCGAATTGAAGAACGGCGAGGTCGATGTATCGGAGGAAGGCGTTGCCGGAATCAACGGCGGCGTGATCGCGCTGGCGGAGGCACAGGTGTATGCGCGCGACCAGAACTTCCATTACGCCATGCAGCCCGACGAGCCATTGCAGAAGGCCTCAAGGCTCATCACCGACAAGCGCTTCTTGCTGCACCGTGCGGAAGAGGAGTGA
- a CDS encoding phosphatase PAP2 family protein, which yields MKDYLLGLDLSIYRALNDFCGWNAVLDRLAVHGSSIGGALFMGIIGALWFSPDKEATHRRQTIIIMLLAVALSLILNRALSTMMPFRYRPMYSVGAHAPSFEWHADQENWSSFPSDNATYLFAIAAGFWLISRWAGLLFAAFATYIAASRVFLGIHFPSDVLVGAIIGIATSIAVNREVVRQVVAGRLLALEPRYRARFYCLLFIALAEVSGGFPTTRHIGVAIVHLFVPYDATRAHGNPS from the coding sequence ATGAAGGACTATCTGCTGGGACTGGATCTATCGATCTATCGCGCACTGAACGATTTTTGTGGCTGGAACGCCGTCCTTGACCGACTCGCGGTGCACGGTTCATCGATCGGCGGCGCCCTTTTCATGGGAATCATCGGGGCACTGTGGTTTTCGCCCGACAAGGAGGCGACCCATCGGCGTCAGACCATCATCATCATGCTGTTGGCCGTCGCGTTGTCGCTGATCCTCAATCGCGCCCTGTCCACCATGATGCCATTTCGCTATCGGCCCATGTACAGCGTGGGAGCCCATGCGCCGAGCTTCGAGTGGCATGCAGACCAGGAGAACTGGAGCAGCTTCCCGAGCGATAACGCCACCTATCTTTTTGCAATCGCTGCCGGGTTCTGGCTCATATCCCGGTGGGCCGGTCTGCTCTTTGCTGCGTTTGCAACCTACATAGCCGCATCGCGCGTCTTCCTTGGAATACATTTTCCGAGCGACGTGCTGGTCGGCGCGATCATCGGCATAGCGACGAGCATCGCGGTCAATCGCGAAGTCGTCAGGCAGGTCGTCGCGGGACGCCTTCTCGCGCTCGAGCCGCGATATCGCGCCCGGTTTTACTGCTTGTTGTTCATCGCACTCGCGGAAGTATCGGGCGGATTCCCGACGACAAGGCACATAGGCGTCGCCATCGTTCATCTGTTCGTGCCTTATGATGCAACCAGGGCGCATGGAAATCCGTCATGA
- a CDS encoding TetR/AcrR family transcriptional regulator codes for MSDGRGDAWIEAGFAELARAGVEGVRVEVLAKNLGVTKGGFYRRFRDRAALLQAMLQAWTSGRIAAIEQQASLEGISARERLKSLIKLYSERMNTEGMAIELAIRQWARSDETAAHAVAVVDAARLKNVAQLYRASGLATDEADAQAFLFYCFIFGQSLLFLERGQRRRAQLIARSAEKLIEQD; via the coding sequence ATGAGCGACGGCAGGGGCGACGCCTGGATCGAGGCCGGGTTTGCAGAACTGGCACGGGCGGGCGTCGAGGGCGTGCGGGTCGAGGTGCTCGCCAAGAATCTGGGCGTCACCAAGGGCGGCTTCTACCGGCGCTTCCGCGACCGCGCTGCGCTGCTGCAGGCGATGCTGCAGGCCTGGACTTCGGGGCGGATCGCCGCGATCGAGCAGCAGGCGAGCCTCGAGGGCATCAGCGCCCGCGAGCGACTGAAATCGCTGATCAAGCTCTACTCGGAGCGGATGAATACCGAGGGCATGGCGATCGAGCTTGCGATCCGGCAATGGGCGCGTTCGGACGAGACGGCGGCGCATGCGGTGGCCGTCGTCGACGCGGCGCGGCTGAAGAATGTCGCCCAGCTCTATCGCGCCAGCGGGCTTGCGACAGACGAGGCGGACGCGCAGGCGTTCCTGTTCTACTGCTTCATCTTCGGCCAGAGCCTGCTGTTCCTCGAACGCGGCCAGCGCAGGCGCGCGCAACTGATCGCGCGCTCCGCGGAAAAACTGATCGAGCAGGACTAG
- a CDS encoding PsiF family protein: MTILSRTAAAAAFASLLLVGSAYAQSTAPAAAPASTEKKMEKPRSAASLDCSKQADDKGLKGKERKKFRRECMKEAKSGAAAGGAEKAK, translated from the coding sequence ATGACCATTCTCTCCCGTACGGCCGCCGCCGCCGCTTTTGCCTCCCTCCTGCTGGTCGGCTCGGCCTATGCGCAGTCGACCGCGCCGGCGGCCGCCCCCGCCTCCACCGAAAAGAAGATGGAAAAGCCGCGCTCTGCCGCGTCGCTCGATTGCTCGAAGCAGGCCGACGACAAGGGTCTGAAGGGCAAGGAGCGCAAGAAATTCCGTCGCGAATGCATGAAGGAAGCCAAGTCCGGCGCCGCCGCGGGTGGCGCCGAAAAGGCGAAGTAG
- a CDS encoding sulfite exporter TauE/SafE family protein: MLSATQNILGLASGALVGFSLGLVGGGGSILAVPLMVYVVGVPEPHVAIGTSAIAVAANAALNLSNHARGGTVIWSCALVFAAAGILGAFCGSILGKMLEGQKLLALFALVMLVIALLMLKTRARTGAPDVKMSLANLPALAGLGLATGTMSGFFGIGGGFLIVPALMLATGMPIMNAVSSSLVAVTAFGLTTAASYAWSGLVSWGLAALFIAGGIGGGLAGTRSARYLSERRGALNVVFAAVIIAVAVYMLLRNISLPGS, encoded by the coding sequence ATCCTCTCCGCAACACAAAACATCCTGGGACTGGCTTCCGGCGCGCTGGTCGGGTTCTCGCTCGGCCTCGTCGGCGGCGGCGGCTCCATCCTGGCGGTGCCGCTGATGGTCTATGTCGTCGGCGTGCCGGAGCCGCATGTCGCGATCGGCACCAGCGCGATCGCGGTCGCGGCCAATGCCGCCCTCAATCTCTCCAACCATGCGCGCGGCGGCACGGTGATCTGGTCCTGCGCGCTGGTGTTCGCGGCGGCCGGCATCCTCGGGGCCTTCTGCGGCTCGATCCTCGGCAAGATGCTCGAGGGCCAGAAGCTGCTCGCGCTGTTCGCGCTGGTGATGCTGGTGATCGCGCTGCTGATGCTGAAGACGCGCGCGCGGACCGGCGCGCCCGACGTCAAGATGAGCCTCGCCAATTTGCCCGCGCTGGCCGGCCTGGGGCTTGCCACCGGCACCATGTCGGGCTTTTTCGGCATCGGCGGCGGCTTCCTGATCGTGCCGGCGCTGATGCTGGCGACCGGCATGCCGATCATGAATGCGGTCTCCTCTTCGCTGGTGGCGGTGACGGCCTTCGGCCTGACCACGGCGGCGAGCTATGCCTGGTCGGGGCTGGTGTCCTGGGGCCTGGCGGCGCTATTCATCGCCGGCGGCATCGGTGGCGGCCTCGCCGGCACCCGCTCGGCGCGCTATCTGTCGGAGCGGCGCGGCGCGCTGAACGTCGTCTTTGCTGCTGTCATCATCGCAGTGGCGGTCTATATGTTGCTGCGTAACATTTCGCTGCCCGGATCGTAG
- a CDS encoding PRC-barrel domain-containing protein has translation MPSVKRRASKILNEYGTAQSELIGKAVVLTDGKAGTVENVWLDELHGLRISIAGHDGRWPVSTIKLVEP, from the coding sequence ATGCCATCGGTGAAGCGCCGTGCGTCAAAGATCCTGAATGAGTACGGTACGGCGCAATCTGAATTGATCGGAAAAGCCGTCGTGCTTACTGACGGAAAGGCAGGCACGGTGGAGAACGTTTGGCTGGATGAATTGCACGGGCTTCGGATTTCCATCGCAGGTCATGATGGAAGATGGCCGGTCTCAACCATCAAGCTCGTGGAGCCCTAG
- a CDS encoding disulfide bond formation protein B — MAIAAAALAGAWFFQLVIELVPCPLCLEQRYAYYFAVPFAAILAFAAARGAPRPVLLAGLAILVLAALANAALGTYHAGVEWKFWQGPTDCSGPVGNLGSAGDLLSRLDTVKVVRCDEVQWRFLGLSLAGYNVLVSLLMAAIAALGFVRTAKA, encoded by the coding sequence ATGGCGATCGCGGCGGCGGCGCTCGCCGGTGCCTGGTTCTTCCAGCTCGTGATCGAGCTTGTGCCCTGTCCGCTCTGCCTCGAGCAGCGCTATGCCTATTATTTCGCGGTGCCTTTCGCCGCCATCCTGGCGTTTGCGGCGGCCCGCGGCGCGCCGCGGCCGGTGCTGCTGGCAGGCCTCGCCATCCTGGTGCTGGCGGCGCTCGCCAATGCCGCGCTCGGCACCTATCACGCCGGCGTCGAGTGGAAGTTCTGGCAGGGGCCGACCGACTGCTCGGGCCCGGTCGGCAATCTCGGCAGCGCCGGCGATCTGCTCTCGCGCCTCGACACGGTCAAGGTGGTGCGCTGCGACGAGGTGCAGTGGCGCTTCCTCGGGCTGTCGCTCGCCGGCTACAACGTGCTGGTCTCGCTGCTGATGGCCGCGATCGCGGCGCTCGGCTTCGTGCGCACCGCGAAAGCCTGA